GAACTCGATGAACTGCAGCGCCCCGTCGGTGTTCGAGCTCGCGCCGAAGACGCTGATGTTGATGCCGGCGACGTGGCTGGTGATCTCCTGGCCCCCGTCCGGCAGGGGCTGCAGGACCGGGATGGGGACGACGCCGTACTGCTCGGTGGTCATCCCGTTCGCCAGGATCGTCGCCTCGGAGTTGTTCTGGCCCATGAACATGGCGGCGTTCCCCGAGGTGAAGTCGGCGATCATGTCGTTGGTCGTGGGGTGCTCGGCGGCGGACGGGCTGACGACGCGGTGGGTGGACATGAGCTCCAGGTACTGCTGCAGACCGGCGACGTTCGCGGCGTCGTCGAAGACGGGGTTGCCGTCGTCGTCGAAGAACTCGGCTCCGTTCTGCCGGCCGAAGATGAAGGCGAAGTGGGCGTTCTCGGTGTAGCTGGCGCCGGCGACCGTCATGCCCCAGCGGTTCGCGGCGGGGTCGGTCAGCGTCGTCGCCACCCGCACGAGGTCGTCCCAGGTGGCGGGGGGCTCGGAGATGCCGGCGTCGGCGAACGCCTGGCGGTTGTAGAACAGCCCGTACGCCAGGCCGTAGAGGGGGACGGAGGCCGGCGGCTGTCCCGGCGCACCGGTGGACTGCAAGCTGGACTCCAGGAACTTGTCCTGCCCCCCGATGGCGTCGTACTGGTCGTCCTCGAAGGCGAGGAAGGCCCCGGTCGCCTGCAGAGACGCCGACCAGGTGTTGCCGATGTTCAGGACGTCCGGGCCCTGGCCCGACACGGTGGCCGACAGGATGCGGTCCAGCAGGTTGTCCCAGCTGATGACCTCCAGGTCGACGTGGATCCCGGTCTCGTCCTCGAACTTCTGCAGTTCCGGGGTGAGGGTGTCGACGTCGTCCTGCAGGCTGGTGCCCTGGTTGCTGGCCCAGTACGTCAGCGTCGTCCCACCGCCGCCTGCGCCGCTGTCGTCGTCGCTGCAGGCGGCGGCGCCCAGGCCGAGACCCGCCACGGTCGTGGCGAGCGCGGCGCGGGTGAAGGTGCGTCGTTGCATGGGGGTTCCTCCTCGCTGGTCGCAGGAACACCCCGGCCGGTCCGGGCGCGGCGGCGCGCGCCGGCACGGGGACTGCCCGGGGGTGTTGCTGCGGTCGCACCGTCGCGCGCACCCAGCGGTGCGCTCTCGTGGACGGCATCTCGGGAGCCGCACGGAGCTGTACGGCGTCGTCGCCACCGGGGAGTTCCAGCGGCGATCCTCGCGTCACCTTACGGTTCCCCCGCCCGGGTGCCAACCGTCGTCCGCGATCAGCGCGACGGACCGCCCGCGTCGTCCGTGCCGGGCAGGGCCGAGCGGGAACCCGCCTGGGCCGCCGGGACGACGCTGATCGCGCCGTTCGTCTCGAGCACGGCGGCGGCGACCAGTTCCAGGCCACCGATCCCCTCGCTGCGGACGGCGGCGTGCAGGCTGTCGAGGCTGACCCGTTGCCGCCGCAGGGCGTCGTGGAGGGGGACGCCGTCGCGCAGCAGGACGGTGGGGCGGGACGTGGCGGCCGCCCGCGCGGCGCGGCTGCGCGTCGTCGCCCAGGCCGCGAGCAGTTGCAGGACCGCCAGCAGGACCAGTGCCAGCGCACCCTCCGCGAGAGCGACCGATCCCGAGAGCAGCACGGTCGCGAGCGTGGAACCCAGGGCGACGGTGACGATGAAGTCGAAGGCGTTCAGCTGGCTCAGCGTGCGTTTGCCCGTGATGCGCAGGACGACGACGAGCCAGAGGTAGGCCGCCGTCCCCACCAGCAGCACGCGGAGCAGGCCGGTCCACCCGCCGAAGAACATCCCGTCCACGTCCGTCCTCCCTCTCCCGCCGAACCCGGTGACCGCTCGCCCCACCGTCTCACCGCGGCGGGGAGCGCGCCCGGGGCCGGGCCTGGCTGGTGGGTCCGTCCACCCGGGGCGACCATCGCTGCTCGTGGACGTCGTCGCTCTGCTCGCCCTGCTGGTCCTCGGCATCGTGGTGCTCACGCCCCTGGCGGCGCGCCTGGGGGTTCCCCAGCCGGTGGTGCTCACGGTCTACGGTCTGCTCCTCGCGCTGGTCCCCGCCGTCCCCGCACCGCGCATCCCCCCGGACGTGATCCTGCCGATCGTCCTGCCGCCGCTGCTGTTCGCCACCACGCAACGGGGTTCCCTGCGCGACCTGCGCCGCGACGCGCCCGCTGTCCTGACGCTGGCTGTGGGGTTGACCGCGGCGAGCGCCGCCGTGGTGGCGGTGGTGGCGCACCTGCTGGGGCTGCCCTGGGCGGTCGCCGTCGTGCTGGGCGCGATCGTCGCCCCGCCGGACCCCGTCGCGGCCACCGCCGTCGCGCGCAAGCTCCGGCTGCCCCCGCGCCTGGTGACGGTGCTGGAGGGGGAGGGGCAGTTCAACGACGCGACCGCCCTGACGCTGTACCAGGTCGCCCTCATCGCGGTGACCGCCGGTGGCATCGGCGTCGTCGAGGTCGGGTGGCGGTTGCTGCTGGAGGTGGCCGGGGGCGTGCTCATCGGCCTGGCGGGCGGGATCGCCGCGCGCTGGGCCCTGGCCCGGCTGCACGACGCGTCCGTCGAGACGACCGTCACCCTGGCGCTGCCGTTCGCGGTCTACCTGGCGGCCGACGAGGTGGAGGCGTCCGGGGTGCTCGCGGTGCTGGCCGCCGGGCTGTTCCTGCGGGCGCAGGGGCACAGCGCGACGACGTCGTCGGGGTGGCTGCTGGGCCGGGCGGTGTGGCGGTACGTGGACTTCGCCGTCACGGGTCTGCTGTTCGGCTTCCTGGGCCTGGAGCTGACGAACGCGCTGGAGGCCAGTTCCCGCCTCAGCAGCGGGCACTCGCTGGGCGTGGCGGCCGCGGTGGTGGGCTCGCTCGTCGTGGTGCGGTTCGCGGTGGTCCACGCCGCCTCCGCGGTGGCCGGACGACGGGCGCGTCGGCGCGGGTCGGCCACCCCGGCCGGGTGGCGGGAGGCGACGGTGGCGTCGTGGGCCGGCATGCGGGGCGTGGTCACCGTGGCGACGGCGCTGGCCCTGCCGTTCACGGCGCAGGGCGGGGACTTCCCCTACCGGGCGGAGGTGATCCTCGTCGCGCTGGTCGTCGTCATCGCCACGCTCGTGCTGCAGGGGCTCACGCTGGCCCCGCTCGTCCGGCGCCTCGGCGTCGCCCGGCCCGGCGACGCGGCCGCAGACGTCCGCGGCCTGCGGCGTGACGCGACCCGGGCCGCGCTGCGGGCCCTCGAAGGTGCCGGTGGGGTGTCGGCGCGGGCGCGGGAGACGGCGCTGGGGCGCTACCGGGCGCGCCTGGAGCACCAGAGCGCCCTGGTCGACCTCTTCGACGAGGGGGAGGACGACCCGGGAGCCGTCGACGAGGTGGGGCGCCTGTTCCTCGTCGGGGTCGACGCGGAGCGCGACACCGTCCTGGAGGCCCGGCGGACCGGTCGCGTCAGCCCCGACGCCGCCGACGAGGTCCTGCTCGACGTCGAGGCGCGGGCGGCCCGGTTCGAGTGATGCGCGGGGGGCCGGTCCCGCGGGTGGGCGCCCGACCCGCCCTCGTCCGCGGTGCGACCTCCTCGACCCCGGTGCACCCTGGGGCGTGCCCGCTCCCCGACACCGGTTCCCCGCCCGCCCGTCCACCTCCTCGCGCCGGCGGTGCCTGGCGGTGGCGCTCGTCCTCACCGCCGGGCTGTCGTCCGGGTGCTCGTTCACGGTCCGGGGCGACGACCCCGCACCGCGCCCGGCGACCGGCGCGTCCTCCGCCCCGGCCGGCACCACGACGGTCGACCTGCAGGTCCTGCAGCAGGGGTCGGCGACCCTGGCCCTCGTCCCCGTGACCATCGGGGGCGAGGGGCCGTTCCCGTTCGTCCTGGACACCGGGGCCTCGAGCTCGGCGGTCAACTCCGACCTCGCCCGGCAGCTCGGCCTGGAACCCACCGGTGGCAGCGCCGACGTCAGCGGGGTGACCGGCACCCAGCAGGTGCAGCTGGTCACCGTTCCGAGCTGGGCGGTGGGGGACGCGTCGCTGCCCGCGAGACCGGTCGGCGCCATCGACTTCCCCACCCCCGGAGGGGACGAGGGGGGCGGGACGTCCGAGATCGCCGGTCTCCTGGGGTCCGACGTGCTGAGCACCTTCGGCAGCATCACCGTGGACTACGCCGCGGGAGAGCTCCGCTTCACCCAGTGAAACCGTGGACCCGTGGACCCGTGGACCCGGTGCGCTGCGGCCGTGGTGCAGCGCCGGGGCCGGGCGCGTAGGGTCCGGCCCACGGCGTCGAACAGCGCAGCGCCGACGTTCCCGGGCGCGGGAGTTCCCGGTGGCCCCGACGTCCGTGCCGCCGCGGTGCCGGGAACACCGGTGGACCGCAGGAACACCGATCGGAGGAGAGCTGATGACCGACCAGCCGACCACCCTCGTCCGCCTGGACGACACCGGACGCACCGTCGCCGACCCCGCGGCGGACGTCCGCGGTCGCACCGTGCTCAACGCCGAGGGGGAGGACCTCGGGAAGGTCGACGACCTCCTCGTCGACCTCGAAGGGGGCTTCGCGGAGGGCCGGGAGACCGCGCAGGAGACCGCGCAGGACGACCCGCAGGACGACCCGCAGGACGGTGACGGGCCCGACGTGCAGGTCCGGATGCTGCGCGTCAAGCACGGCGGGCTCCTCGGCATCGGCGCGGAGGTGTTCTTCATCCCCGTCGACGCGGTCACCTCCGTCGACGAGGACGCGGTCCACGTCGACCTGACGCGCGAACGCGTCGAAGGTGCGCCGCAGTACGACCCCGAGATCGTCGACCAGTCCGCGTACTACCAGTCCCTGTACGGGTACTACGGCGTCACCCCGTGGGAACCGGGCTACGTGCGGCCGACCTGGCCCGTCCTGTGAGGACCCCGGTGCGCGGCGGGTCCCGGCGACGGTTCCCCCGCGAGGGGGTCGCGTCCTGCGGTCAGGGGTAGGGGAGGCCCGCGGGTACCCCGTGGCCGTCCACGAGGTGCTGCCCTCCTCGACCCCCTGCGACCTGCTGGCCGGCAACGGCGTCTCGCGGCACGACCTGGCGGCCGAGGCGGTGCCTCGTGCGGCGGAGAACGGGTGGGACGGGCCCGCGGACCGGTTGCGGGAGGAGTTCGCGCAGGAGCGCGACGGCACCCGCGAACGGCCGCGGCGCGACGGGGAGGACCCCGAGGGGATCACCGGCTGGCGGTGGTCCTCGGAGCGTGAGCCCGTTCCGGGCGGGACGGCGGCCGCGACGTGAACCAGGACGATCCCGGCCAGCCGCGCGGCCGGACCGGCTCCGAGGCCCGGACCGCGCGGTCCCCGCTGCGGTTGCGGCTCGTGCTCGCCGCGTTCGGCCTGGTCGTGTGCACCGCCTTCGCCGTCGTCTGGTTCACGGCCGACGAGCCGCCGGGCGGGAGCCGGGCACCGGGCTGGTTCCTCGCCGCCCTCGCCGTCCTGGCCGTCGTCGACCTCGTCGTCGTCGGGGTGAGGGTGCGACGACGCCACCGGTGACACCCCCGGTGAGGCCGGTGGCGCAGGGCGGCGCGGGCGACGTCGTCAGCGGTCCTGCGGGTGGGCGCGGACGGCCAGGACGGCGCAGTCGTCGTCGGGTTCGGTCCCGACGAGTTCGCGGACCAGGTGGTCCAGCAGGTCCTCCAGGGTGACCGCGCCGCCGGCGTGGCCGGCGTTCAGGACCCGCTGGAGGTCCTCCAGCCCGTCGGTCAGCGACCGGCCGCGGTGCTCGATGAGCCCGTCGGTGTACAGCAGCAGCGTCGAGCCCGGTGGCAGCGCGGTCTCGTGGTCGCTGCGCGGGGTGCTCGCCAGCAACCCGATGAGCAGCTCGGGGGTGGAGTCCAGCACCCGGGTGCTGCCGTCGGCCAGGAGCAGCACCGGGGGCGGGTGCCCGGCGTTGGTCCACCGCAACCGGCGCAGACCGGCCTCGGCGTCGGCGTCGGTCTGCTCGATGCGGGCCAGGACGAGCGTGGCCAGGGTGTCCACGCCCAGACCCGTCACGGCGCGGTCCAGGCGGCTCACCAGGGCGCCCGGCGCCTCGTCGCGGTCGTAGGTGAACGCTCGCAGCAGCCCGCGGACCTGCCCCATGCCGGCGGCGGCGGTCATGTCGTGGCCGGTGACGTCCCCGATGACGAGGGTGGTGGCCCCGTCGGGGGTGACGACGGCGTCGTACCAGTCGCCCCCGACCCTCTCGCCGCTGGCGGCGGGGACGTACCGGGCACGGACCTCCAGGCTGTCGGGTTCGGGCAGCCGGGTCAGCATCGAGCGCTGCAGCGTCTCGGCGCTGGAGCGCAGCCGGGCGGCGTACTGCACCCGGGCCAGGGTCTGGGCGGTGTAGTCGGCCAGGGACAGCCACAGCGCCCGGTCGGCCTGGTCGGCGGTGTCGCGGGGGTCCGGCCAGACCAGGACGAGGGCCCCGGAGGTCTCCCGGTGCGGCCCCGGGGTGCCGGACAGCAGCGGCAGGATCACGACGGCGCCGGGGAAGTCCCAGGCGCCCTGGCTGGTCAGGTGCGGGTCGGTGGCGAGCACGGCGTCGCGGTCGTCGCAGAAGAAGGCCGTCCCCTCGGCCACGGCGCGGGCGGCGGGGGCGGTGGGGGCGCGCAGGTCGAAGGACTCCCAGGCCGGGTCGGTGCCCGGGGGGAAGGTGGACATGTCCACGTACCGGGCCCGGTGGTGCTCCACCTCGTGCAGCAGCAACCCGAAGTGGTCCACGCCCAGCTGCCGGCGCAGCAGGTCGGCGAGGATGTCGGAGACGTCCTGGACGGTCTCGGCGCGGGACAGGCCGCGGGACAGGCTCAGCAGCAGCCGGCTGCGGTTCTGCACGGCGCGGGTGGCGGCCAGGGTCACGGCCATCTGCTGCTCGGCCGAGACCGCGCGGCTGGTCAGGACCCGGGAGCGCAGCTCGGCGGCCGCCGCCGCAGCCAGGTCGGTGACCAGTTCACGGTCGCGCTCGTCCCAGTGCCGGGCGTCGGTGTCCAGGACGCACAGGACGCCCCACACCACCGTCGGTCCCCCGTCCCCGGGCGCCCGTCCGCCGCGGGGGGCGCCGCGGTCCGGGGCGGGGCCGGTGAGGTCGTGGATCTCCGGCAGGTCCAGCACGACCTGCACGTCCCGCAGGACCGCGTCCTCCCCGGCCCCCGGGTCGGCGGGGTCGGCGGTGTCGGCGGGGCCCTCGTCGAACAGGCGCGTGAAGTCGTGCGTGAAGCGCAGCGGGGCGGCGATCCAGGACCGCACCCCGAACGCCTCGACGGCCTGGGCGTACTGCGGGGCGCGGGGGTCGTCGGCGACGTCGTCGACGACGACGAGACCGGTGCCGTCGTCACCGTCAGCGCCGCCGGTGGCGAAGCGGCACAGGGACTCACCCCACCGCATCGTCCGCTCGCGCTGCCACGGGTCCGGCATCCCGGCGGCCCCGGGCAGGACGACCCGGTCCGTCTCGTCCAGCAGGGACAGCACCGCCATCGGCGCGCGCAGGGTGCGGGCGGCCAGGGAGGCGAAGCGGTCCAGCAGCGCATCGGGTTCGGGCGGCAGCATCACCGCGGCCGGCCACCTCACGAACGGTCCCCCCGACTCCGGGTGCCTGCACCGGGTGTCCAGGTCGCCAGGCGCCATGATGCACGACCGCGCGCCCCGCGAGGGGGACGGGGAACCTCAGGAGGCGCCGCGGCTGCGCGCGCTCACCTCGGTCCCCGGCTGCAGGAGCGGGGCGAGCCGGTCCCAGCGCGCGATCTGGCAGCCGTCGTTGCGCGCGTACCGCGCCTGCACCTGCTCACCGCCCCACGTGCCGGTCACCGTGGCGGTCTGGGCGCCGCCGTAGATCTGGGTGCACGCCATGTCCTTCGGGACGGGCGCCCAGGGGGCCTTGGCCGCGGCGACGGCCTCGCACGCGTTCTGCGCGTCGGGGTGGTCCCCGCCGGCCGTGCCGTCGGCCGAGCACGTCAGGGTCCACGTGCGCTGGTTCCCCGCCCCGTCGTCGACGACGACCGTCAGCTCACCCCCGGACGTCGCCGGGACGTCGCCGGTGGGGGTGGTGCCGGAGGGGGTGCTGCTGCTGGACGTGGGGCTGCTGCTCGTCACGGGCGCTCCTGCCTGCTGCTCACCGCAGCCCGCGAGCAGACCGAACCCCACCGCCAGGAAGGCGGCGGCGCCGGTGCGGGCGCTGCGCTGGACGGTCCTGCGTACGGTCACAGGAGTACGACGCCGCCGGCCGCGCGACGGTTCCCGCCGGCTCGACGCGGGACGGGTGACAGGGCGACTGACCTCGCGTTACGGTGGAGATTTCTCTCGAGGCGAGTTCTCCCCGTGCCACCACGGACATCGTCCCGCGACGCCCTCCGTGATCGCAACGTTGTTGTCGTGCAGCGGTTCCGGCAGAATCGACGGTCGATCCGATGGAGGAACCGTGTCCGAGCACGCCCCGGACGAGGTGCTGACCGCCGAGCAGCGGCACCTCGACCACGCCCGCGCCGAACTCGCCCGCATGCGGGCCCACACCCTGTCCCTCGTCGACTCCCTGGCCCCCGGTCACGCCGGGGACGCCGGCGCCGACGAGGCCCTCGGCTGGACGCTGCACCGCCGCGCCGCCAGCCTCGTCGACGACCCGTCCACCACGTTGTTCTTCGGCCGCACCGACCACGACGACGGCCAGAGCCTGCACATCGGCCGCCGCCACGTCACCGACTCCGCCGGGGACCCGGTCGTCGTCGACTGGCGCGCGGACGTCTCCCGCGGGTTCTACCGCGCGACCCGCGAGGACCGCGACGGGGTGCGGTTGCGCCGCCGCTTCGGGGTGGAGCGGGGACGCCTGACGGCCTACGAGGACGAGCACCTCACGGACGCCGGCGGAGCGGACACCTCCTCGGCCATCCTGGCCCGGGAGATCGAACGTCCGCGCTCGGGTCCCATGCGCGACATCGTCGCCACCATCCAGCCCGAGCAGGACGCCCTCGTGCGGGCCGACGCCCGGACCACCGTCTGCGTCCAGGGCGCCCCGGGCACCGGGAAGACGGCCGTCGGCCTGCACCGCGCCGCCTGGCTGCTGTACGCGCACCGGGAACGCCTGACCCGGCAGGGGGTCCTCGTCATCGGCCCCAACCGCGCCTTCCTGCAGCACATCTCGGCGGTGCTGCCGGCCCTCGGCGAGGTCGAGGTCGAGCAGCGCACGGTCGACGAGCTCCTCACCGCGGCCGTCGAGGGGCGCGGGGAGGTCCGTGTCCGCGGCGTCGAACCGCCGGAGGTGGCGACCCTCAAGGGCGACGGGCGGATGGCCGAGGTCGTCCGCCGTGCCGTGTGGGCGGCGGTCGGGGACCCGGCGCAGGTGCTGGACTCGGGCGCCGTCGTCGTCACGCGGGGTTCGCGGCGCTGGCGCGTCCCCGGATACCTCGTCCGCGACCTCCTCGAGGAGCTGACCACGCGCGGGATCCGCTACGAGGCGGCCCGGAACCTGCTGCCGCAGCGCCTCGCGCACGCCGTCCTGCAACTGCTGGAGGCGTCCGGGGACTCCCCGGACGACGTCGTGCAGGACGCCGTCGCCCGCAGCGCCGAGGTCCGCCGGGCGGTCAAGGCGCTCATGCCCGCGCAGGACCCGGCGAAGGTGCTGCACCGGTTGCTGTCCGACGCCGGGTTCCTGCGCGGTTGTTCCGAGGGGGTCCTCACCGCCGCCGAACGCGAACTGCTGGTCTGGCCCGCACCGCCGCGCACCGCGGGGTCGGCGCGGTGGAGCGCGGCCGACGCGGTGCTGCTCGACGAGGTCCGCGACCAGTTGCAGCGCACGCCCTCGCGTGCGCACGTCGTCCTCGACGAGGCGCAGGACCTGTCCGCCCTGCAGCTGCGGGCGGTCGGCCGGCGGTGCAGCACGGGGGCCGCCACGGTGCTCGGGGACATCGCGCAGGGGACGACGCCGTGGTCGGCGCGCAGCTGGGACGACGTCCTGGCCCACCTCGGCAAACCCGACGGGGAGATCGAGGTCCTCGACCGGGGTTTCCGCGTCCCGGCGGCCGTCATCGACTACGCGGCGAGGTTGCTGCCCAGCATCGCCCCGCAGCTCACCGTCCCGCGGTCCGTGCGGACCGATCCCGGTCTGCTGCAGGTGCTGCGCGTCGAGGACCCCGTCGCCCGCGCGGCGCGGACGGCGCGTGAGCTCGCGGAGCTCGAGGGTTCCGTCGGGATCGTGGTCGCGACCGCCTCGGTCGAGGACGCCGCCCGGGAACTGTCGGCGCAGGGGGTGGAGTTCTCCCGGCTCGACGACCCCGAACCCGACCAGCAGCGGGTCTCCCTCGTGCCCGCCGGGCTGGTCAAGGGGCTGGAGTTCGACCGGGTCGTCGTCGTGGAACCCGCGGCTGTCGTCGCCGGGGAACCCGACGAGCGCACGGGGTTGCGTCGGCTCTACGTCAGCCTGACCCGCGCGGTGAGCGCGATGGTCGTGCTGCACCGCGAGGACCTGCCCGCCGAACTGGTGTGAGGGGGTTCAGTGCTCGAACAGGGCGCTGACCGACTCCCCCTCGTGGATGCGCCGGATCGCGGCCGCGAGCGCCGGGGCGACGGAGATGACGGACAACCCCTCGCGCGGTCCGCCGCGCAGGGGGACGGTGTCGGTGCAGACGACCTCGTCGATGTCGGGGTGGGCCAGCAGCCGGTCGAGGGCGTCTCCGGCGAAGATCCCGTGGGTGCAGACGACGCGGACGCTGCGGGCCCGCAGTTCGCGCAACCGGTCGGTGAGCTCGAACACGGTGCTGCCCTTGGCGATCTCGTCGTCGAGCACGATGACGTCCTTGCCGGTGACGTCGCCGATGACGTTCGCGATGACGACCCGGTCGTCGGGGAACCGCTGCTTGGCGCCGGTGGCGATGCCGCAGCCGAGCATCCGCGCGAACGCGGCGGCGGGTTTGGCGTTGCCGAGGTCGGGGGAGACGACGACGGCGTCGGACAGGTCCTCGCCCTCGAAGTGCGTCGCGAGCTGCTTGAGGGCGTGCAGGTGGTCGACGGGGACGCGGAAGAACCCGTGCACCTGCGGGGAGTGCAGCGTCATGACGAGGACGTGGTCGGCGCCGGCGGTCTCGAGGAGGTCGGCGACGAGGCGGCCGCCGATGGAGATGCGGCCGGTGTCCTTCTTGTCCGAGCGCGCGTAGGAGTAGTGCGGCACGACGGCGGTCACGCGCGCGGCGGAGGCGTGCTTGGCGGCGTCGAGCATGAGCAGGAGCTCGACGAGCGCCTCCTGCACGGGCGGGACGAGGGGCTGGACGACGTAGACGTCGCGCTGGCGGCAGTTGGCCTGCAACTGCACCTCGAGGCAGTCGTTGGAGAAGCGGCTGACGCGGGTGGGGGACAGCTCGACCCCCATCTCCGCGGCGACCGCGGCGGCCAGGTCGGGGTGGGCGGATCCGCTGAACACGGCAATCTCTCGCGGGGTGGCTGGCACGGGGCGCCACGCTAGCGGGACGGGTCGCCGGTGCGGGTCGTACGCTCGGTGCCATGAGCGAGTCCCGGACCTTCGACGTCGACGGCGTGCCCACGACCGCGGTGGCCGACCTGCCCGGGGACGCGACGGTGCTCGACGTCCGCGAGGACGACGAGTGGGCCGCCGGCCACATCGACGGCGCCGTGCACGTCCCGATGGGGCAGGTGCCCCAGCGCCTGGAGGAGTTGCCGCAGGGGCGGCTGCACGTCGTGTGCCGTGCCGGGGGCCGGTCGCAGCGCACGGCGGAGTGGCTGCAGCGCAACGGTTACGACGTGGTGAACGTCGAGGGTGGGATGACGGCGTGGGCCGAGGCGGGCCGGGGGATGGTCTCGGAGTCCGGCCAGGAGCCGTTCGTCCGCTGAGTCCGGGCCCGGCGCCCGGCCCGCACCGTCAGGACACCTTCGCCGGGCGGGCCCGGTACCCCTCCACGGTGAGCATGGGGGGCCGCTCGTCGAGGGTGAGGACGTGGGTGACGGGGGCGTAGTGCCCGTACCCGTCCCGGGCGAACTGCGTCATCGCGGGGGGCCGGCCCAGGGTCTCGCCGGCGGCGCGCTGGTGCACGACGTGCGTGATCTCCGCGGCCATCCGCCCCAGCGCCGCGGTGTCCTGGTGGCTGTGCCCGCGCCGGCCGAGGTCGACCTGGGCGATGGCCTGCAGGCCCTTCAGCTCCAGGGTGTCGATGAGCATGGCGATCTCCACGCCGTACCCGCCGCAGAACGGGATCGCCTCCAGCAGCCGGCGGCGGGCGGCGTACTCCCCGGCCAGCGGTTGCACGAGCCCGGCGAGGTCGGGGTAGAAGCGGCTGATGAGGGGCCGCGCGACGAGCTCGGTGACGCGCCCGCCCGAGGCGTTGCCGGCGCCCTGCAGCGGCCGGTCGTAGCAGCCCTTGACGAGCTCGACGCCGGGGTCGGTGAGCAGGGGACCGAGCAGGCCCGTCACGAGCTGCGGCTGGGGGTCGACGAGGTCGGCGTCGACGAAGACGACGACGTCGCCGGTGGTGACCGCCAGCGACTTCCACAGCACCTCGCCCTTGCCCGGCCGGGACCCCGTCTCGGGCAGGACGTCGTCGCGGTGGTGGACGGTGGCGCCGGCGGCGGCGGCGACCCGGGCGGTGCCGTCGGTGGAGCCGGAGTCCATGACGACGACCTCGTCGACGAGGCCGGTGGCGTCGGCCAGGCGCCGGACCATGGTCACGACCCCGCCGACCGTGGCCTCCTCGTCGAGGGCGGGCAGGACGACGCTGACCCGGGTCCCGGCCTTCTGGCGGCGCAGCCGCTCCAGGGGCCAGTCCCGCGCGCGGGACGTGGACCTGCCGAACCAGGCCTGCACGGGCAGCTTCACGGGGTCCTCCGTCACCTCGACACCGGCTCGGTCCTCGGCTCACCGTGGCACGGCCCGGCCGGCGCGGACCACCGCTGGCGGCAGAGTTCACGCCAGCGCAACACGGGACCGGTCCGGGCCCGGCCAGGTTTCGGGGACGTTGCGGTCCGTTGTCCGGCGCGTCTCGCGCCCACGCGGGTGACGTGGTGGTCGCGGCAGGTTTGACCCCCGGCAGGTTCGGGTACCCACCGTCCGGTCGATCCGCAGGAGGAGTGGAGGAACATGCCGACGGGAGCACGGCCGGTACCGGCCACCCACTGGGCGACCTTCGCCCACGACGCGGCGTCCGTCCCCCGGGCGCGGCAC
This is a stretch of genomic DNA from Kineococcus mangrovi. It encodes these proteins:
- a CDS encoding HelD family protein; protein product: MSEHAPDEVLTAEQRHLDHARAELARMRAHTLSLVDSLAPGHAGDAGADEALGWTLHRRAASLVDDPSTTLFFGRTDHDDGQSLHIGRRHVTDSAGDPVVVDWRADVSRGFYRATREDRDGVRLRRRFGVERGRLTAYEDEHLTDAGGADTSSAILAREIERPRSGPMRDIVATIQPEQDALVRADARTTVCVQGAPGTGKTAVGLHRAAWLLYAHRERLTRQGVLVIGPNRAFLQHISAVLPALGEVEVEQRTVDELLTAAVEGRGEVRVRGVEPPEVATLKGDGRMAEVVRRAVWAAVGDPAQVLDSGAVVVTRGSRRWRVPGYLVRDLLEELTTRGIRYEAARNLLPQRLAHAVLQLLEASGDSPDDVVQDAVARSAEVRRAVKALMPAQDPAKVLHRLLSDAGFLRGCSEGVLTAAERELLVWPAPPRTAGSARWSAADAVLLDEVRDQLQRTPSRAHVVLDEAQDLSALQLRAVGRRCSTGAATVLGDIAQGTTPWSARSWDDVLAHLGKPDGEIEVLDRGFRVPAAVIDYAARLLPSIAPQLTVPRSVRTDPGLLQVLRVEDPVARAARTARELAELEGSVGIVVATASVEDAARELSAQGVEFSRLDDPEPDQQRVSLVPAGLVKGLEFDRVVVVEPAAVVAGEPDERTGLRRLYVSLTRAVSAMVVLHREDLPAELV
- a CDS encoding ribose-phosphate diphosphokinase, with amino-acid sequence MFSGSAHPDLAAAVAAEMGVELSPTRVSRFSNDCLEVQLQANCRQRDVYVVQPLVPPVQEALVELLLMLDAAKHASAARVTAVVPHYSYARSDKKDTGRISIGGRLVADLLETAGADHVLVMTLHSPQVHGFFRVPVDHLHALKQLATHFEGEDLSDAVVVSPDLGNAKPAAAFARMLGCGIATGAKQRFPDDRVVIANVIGDVTGKDVIVLDDEIAKGSTVFELTDRLRELRARSVRVVCTHGIFAGDALDRLLAHPDIDEVVCTDTVPLRGGPREGLSVISVAPALAAAIRRIHEGESVSALFEH
- a CDS encoding rhodanese-like domain-containing protein; protein product: MSESRTFDVDGVPTTAVADLPGDATVLDVREDDEWAAGHIDGAVHVPMGQVPQRLEELPQGRLHVVCRAGGRSQRTAEWLQRNGYDVVNVEGGMTAWAEAGRGMVSESGQEPFVR
- a CDS encoding glucosyl-3-phosphoglycerate synthase, whose amino-acid sequence is MKLPVQAWFGRSTSRARDWPLERLRRQKAGTRVSVVLPALDEEATVGGVVTMVRRLADATGLVDEVVVMDSGSTDGTARVAAAAGATVHHRDDVLPETGSRPGKGEVLWKSLAVTTGDVVVFVDADLVDPQPQLVTGLLGPLLTDPGVELVKGCYDRPLQGAGNASGGRVTELVARPLISRFYPDLAGLVQPLAGEYAARRRLLEAIPFCGGYGVEIAMLIDTLELKGLQAIAQVDLGRRGHSHQDTAALGRMAAEITHVVHQRAAGETLGRPPAMTQFARDGYGHYAPVTHVLTLDERPPMLTVEGYRARPAKVS